The Erythrobacter sp. Alg231-14 genome has a segment encoding these proteins:
- a CDS encoding type II secretion system F family protein, whose amino-acid sequence MLNQTPGPTLLGFDIVLVGTVLAGLAAFAVIMAIYAAVTIKDPMAKRVKSLNDRRDELKAGIVTGGTKKRASLVRKSDTTDKVKDSLGKLNVLEQSQIQAVQQKLAHAGYRNKELAVIVIGLRAIMPIVLGAIGFLMIYVVEYFPDWGPMTRLGAVSVMLIAGYKGPELFLSNKASKRTLEIQKGLPDALDLLVICAEAGLTVDAAFNRVAKELGRAYPELGDEFALTAIEMSFLSERKMAFDNLAYRVNLEAVKGVVTTMVQTEKYGTPLASALRVLSAEFRNERMMRAEEKAARLPAIMTIPLILFILPVLFIVILGPAACSISDALIDPVE is encoded by the coding sequence ATGCTAAACCAAACTCCCGGCCCCACGCTTCTTGGCTTTGATATCGTCCTTGTTGGGACGGTCTTGGCCGGTCTTGCTGCCTTTGCGGTGATCATGGCAATCTACGCCGCGGTCACGATCAAAGATCCGATGGCAAAACGCGTAAAATCGCTCAACGATCGCCGCGATGAATTGAAAGCTGGCATCGTTACCGGCGGCACCAAGAAACGCGCCAGCCTGGTGCGCAAATCCGACACGACCGACAAGGTTAAAGACAGCCTTGGCAAGTTGAACGTGCTCGAACAAAGCCAAATTCAGGCAGTTCAGCAAAAGCTTGCCCATGCGGGTTATCGCAACAAAGAACTGGCCGTAATCGTCATCGGCTTGCGCGCGATCATGCCGATCGTGCTTGGCGCCATTGGCTTCTTGATGATTTACGTCGTCGAATATTTCCCAGATTGGGGACCAATGACCCGCCTTGGCGCGGTGTCGGTGATGCTGATCGCTGGTTATAAAGGGCCCGAATTGTTCCTTTCGAACAAAGCATCAAAGCGGACGCTTGAAATCCAAAAAGGTCTGCCAGATGCCCTCGATCTGCTCGTGATCTGTGCCGAAGCCGGTTTGACCGTTGATGCAGCGTTCAACCGCGTGGCGAAAGAATTGGGCAGGGCCTACCCGGAATTGGGCGATGAATTCGCGTTGACCGCGATTGAGATGTCATTCCTATCAGAACGCAAAATGGCGTTTGATAACTTGGCCTATCGCGTCAACCTCGAAGCGGTGAAAGGCGTTGTGACCACCATGGTCCAAACCGAAAAATACGGTACGCCGCTCGCATCTGCTTTGCGCGTCTTGTCTGCAGAATTCCGTAATGAACGCATGATGCGCGCCGAAGAAAAAGCCGCACGTCTTCCAGCGATCATGACCATTCCGTTGATCCTGTTTATTCTTCCGGTGTTGTTCATCGTGATCCTTGGCCCTGCGGCCTGTTCGATCTCCGACGCTCTTATCGACCCAGTCGAATAA
- a CDS encoding MarR family transcriptional regulator, producing the protein MTDPAHHSSEHSASDGEYQLSGFLPYQLSIASNAVSSLIAQRYRTRFGLKIMEWRVMAVLGDAGSNAKDGGNDRSGRLTQRDLTEVTLMDKVAVNRACKVLEERGLIMRVENHKDGRSHLLQLTPEGEEIHREVMPLAKATERELFEGFDADEEASLRDMLERMRVRAATIAGDAG; encoded by the coding sequence ATGACAGACCCGGCTCACCACAGTTCTGAACATTCTGCCAGCGATGGCGAATATCAATTGAGCGGCTTTTTGCCCTACCAATTGTCCATCGCATCCAACGCCGTCAGCAGCCTGATTGCGCAGCGATACCGCACGCGCTTTGGCCTGAAAATAATGGAGTGGCGGGTAATGGCGGTGTTGGGGGACGCTGGTAGCAATGCGAAGGACGGGGGTAATGATCGCTCCGGACGGCTGACGCAGCGTGACCTGACCGAGGTGACTTTGATGGACAAGGTCGCGGTCAACCGCGCTTGCAAAGTGCTGGAAGAGCGCGGTTTGATCATGCGGGTCGAAAACCACAAGGATGGACGGTCCCATCTGCTTCAATTGACGCCAGAGGGCGAAGAGATCCACCGCGAAGTCATGCCGCTTGCCAAAGCGACCGAGCGAGAATTGTTTGAAGGTTTCGACGCCGACGAAGAAGCCTCACTGCGCGACATGCTTGAACGGATGCGGGTGAGGGCGGCCACGATTGCGGGCGACGCCGGATAA
- a CDS encoding enoyl-CoA hydratase-related protein, whose protein sequence is MTEHTQILVDKSDGVATITLNRPEKMNAYTRTMGAEIMAAMDDIDADDTVRAVIFTGAGDRAYCAGADLTPESGGQIFSDGAEVESLSDERVRDGGGRLTLRLFESKKPLISACNGVAVGVGATMQLAMDIRLASAHARYGFVFARRGIVPEAASSWFLPRIVGISQALEWCYSGRVFDAEEAKSGGLVRTIHAPEDLLHAAQSIAREIADNTSAISVSMTRAMMWRMMNADHPMEAHKIDSRAIYRLSRGTDAQEGIASFLEKRDPVYPGKVSEDMPDFYPWWSEREYE, encoded by the coding sequence ATGACCGAACATACCCAAATTCTCGTCGATAAGAGTGATGGCGTTGCGACAATTACGTTGAACCGTCCGGAGAAAATGAACGCGTATACCCGGACGATGGGGGCCGAGATAATGGCCGCGATGGACGACATCGATGCCGACGATACCGTCCGCGCTGTCATCTTCACTGGAGCAGGGGATCGGGCCTATTGCGCCGGGGCGGATTTGACACCGGAATCCGGCGGTCAGATATTCTCAGATGGAGCCGAGGTGGAGAGCCTTTCGGACGAACGCGTGCGCGATGGCGGCGGGCGACTGACATTGCGATTGTTCGAAAGCAAAAAGCCCCTGATCAGCGCCTGCAATGGGGTCGCAGTTGGTGTGGGAGCGACCATGCAGTTGGCGATGGATATCCGTCTTGCGTCGGCCCATGCACGCTATGGATTTGTCTTTGCCCGGCGTGGCATTGTGCCCGAAGCGGCGTCAAGCTGGTTCTTGCCCCGGATTGTCGGCATCTCCCAAGCTTTGGAATGGTGCTATTCTGGCCGCGTGTTCGACGCCGAAGAGGCGAAGAGCGGCGGTTTGGTGCGCACCATCCATGCTCCCGAAGATTTGCTTCATGCCGCGCAAAGCATCGCGCGTGAGATTGCTGACAACACATCGGCAATTTCTGTGTCAATGACACGGGCAATGATGTGGCGCATGATGAATGCAGACCACCCGATGGAAGCGCACAAGATCGATAGCCGTGCGATTTATCGCCTTTCGCGCGGAACCGATGCCCAAGAAGGCATCGCCAGCTTCCTAGAGAAACGCGATCCGGTTTACCCGGGCAAAGTCAGCGAAGATATGCCGGACTTTTACCCGTGGTGGTCCGAACGCGAGTACGAATGA
- a CDS encoding SDR family NAD(P)-dependent oxidoreductase, whose amino-acid sequence MEVSVNTPAVVTGGASGLGAATARALAAKGAKVAIFDMNEEKGEAMAAEIGGVFCKVNVTSDEDVDAGFAKAREAHGQERILVNCAGIGNAIKTASRDKASGEIKHFPTSAFDFVIQVNLIGTFRCIAKSAAGMMTLDPIGEDGARGAMVNTASVAAEDGQMGQAAYSASKGGVVGMTLPIARDLMREGIRVNTILPGIFETPLMNAAPPQVKEALAASVPFPKRLGYPEEYAKLAMTMIETGYFNGEDVRLDGAIRMAPR is encoded by the coding sequence ATGGAAGTTTCAGTAAACACCCCCGCCGTTGTTACCGGCGGTGCTTCGGGTCTTGGCGCGGCAACGGCGCGCGCTTTGGCGGCAAAGGGCGCGAAAGTCGCGATCTTTGATATGAACGAGGAAAAGGGTGAAGCCATGGCCGCTGAGATCGGCGGCGTGTTCTGCAAGGTCAATGTGACCAGCGACGAAGACGTGGATGCCGGTTTTGCAAAAGCCCGCGAAGCCCACGGACAGGAGCGCATCCTGGTCAATTGCGCAGGCATCGGCAACGCGATCAAAACCGCATCGCGCGACAAGGCATCGGGCGAGATCAAGCATTTCCCGACCAGCGCATTCGATTTCGTCATCCAAGTCAATTTGATCGGCACGTTCCGTTGTATCGCAAAATCTGCCGCTGGTATGATGACCCTCGATCCGATTGGTGAAGACGGCGCGCGCGGTGCGATGGTCAACACGGCATCGGTTGCCGCCGAAGACGGTCAAATGGGCCAAGCAGCCTATTCTGCATCCAAAGGCGGCGTTGTCGGCATGACATTGCCGATTGCACGCGATTTGATGCGCGAAGGCATCCGCGTAAATACCATCCTGCCGGGTATCTTTGAAACCCCGTTGATGAACGCTGCACCGCCACAAGTGAAAGAGGCGCTTGCTGCTTCTGTCCCGTTCCCGAAACGTCTGGGTTATCCAGAAGAGTACGCGAAGTTGGCAATGACGATGATCGAAACCGGCTACTTCAACGGCGAAGACGTGCGGCTTGACGGCGCGATCCGCATGGCTCCGCGGTAA
- a CDS encoding acetyl-CoA C-acetyltransferase: MTTAYIVDAVRTAGGRRGGRLAGVHPVDLLAKSLDAILDRSGIDPHAIDDVVTGCVSQAGEQAGQVGRMGVLASKLPESTPAVSIDRQCGSSQQAIQFAAQAVMSGTQDAVIASGVESMTRVPMGSNMTLHMKEGLGNYMSDGVKDKYPGVQFSQFMGAEMIANKHGFSKEELDAFAFESHQRAIAATEAGAFANEIVPVEIETPEGTEMHTIDEGIRFDATLDGIAGVKLISPDGKITAASASQICDGSSAVLVVSEEALKRHNLTPMARIHNLTVTAGDPVIMLEEPLFATDKALKRAGLKIDDIDLYEVNEAFAPVPMAWLKHTGADPKKLNVHGGAISLGHPLGASGTKLMATLVHGLHRHGKKYGLQTMCEGGGVANVTIIERV, from the coding sequence ATGACCACAGCCTATATCGTCGACGCCGTTCGCACCGCCGGTGGCCGCCGCGGTGGCCGTCTTGCCGGAGTGCACCCTGTCGATCTGCTCGCCAAATCTTTGGATGCGATCCTGGATCGGTCCGGCATTGATCCGCATGCGATCGATGATGTGGTCACAGGCTGCGTTAGCCAAGCAGGTGAGCAAGCGGGCCAAGTGGGCCGGATGGGCGTTCTGGCTTCAAAGCTGCCCGAAAGCACGCCAGCGGTTTCGATTGATCGCCAATGCGGCAGCTCGCAACAAGCGATCCAATTCGCCGCGCAAGCCGTGATGAGCGGCACGCAAGATGCCGTCATCGCCAGCGGTGTTGAAAGCATGACCCGCGTGCCGATGGGCAGCAACATGACGCTGCACATGAAAGAGGGGTTGGGCAATTACATGTCTGACGGCGTGAAGGACAAGTATCCCGGCGTGCAATTCAGCCAGTTCATGGGCGCAGAAATGATCGCCAACAAACACGGTTTTTCTAAGGAAGAGCTCGACGCGTTTGCTTTTGAAAGTCACCAACGCGCGATTGCCGCTACCGAAGCGGGAGCGTTTGCAAACGAGATTGTGCCTGTTGAAATCGAAACGCCCGAAGGCACCGAAATGCACACAATCGACGAAGGCATCCGTTTCGACGCGACGTTGGATGGAATTGCGGGCGTTAAGCTGATCTCACCAGATGGCAAGATCACGGCGGCTTCTGCCAGCCAAATCTGCGACGGTTCCAGCGCTGTCTTGGTAGTGTCCGAAGAAGCGTTGAAGCGTCACAACCTCACGCCGATGGCGCGCATTCACAACCTTACCGTCACCGCTGGCGACCCAGTTATCATGCTTGAAGAGCCGTTGTTCGCGACTGACAAAGCCTTGAAGCGCGCTGGTTTGAAAATCGATGACATCGACCTGTACGAAGTCAACGAAGCCTTTGCGCCCGTTCCTATGGCGTGGCTAAAGCACACTGGCGCCGATCCCAAGAAACTCAATGTCCATGGCGGTGCCATTTCTTTGGGGCATCCGCTTGGGGCGTCAGGCACGAAATTGATGGCGACGTTGGTTCACGGGTTGCACCGGCATGGCAAAAAATACGGGCTTCAAACGATGTGCGAAGGCGGCGGTGTCGCCAACGTGACCATCATTGAACGCGTCTAA
- a CDS encoding 2OG-Fe(II) oxygenase family protein, with amino-acid sequence MKKLFELNPALDRDALSARFAATSRVQIRDVLTEETAREVLTVLAKGTPWGMATGAGDENRQSFRAEDMRTPEGQRTVNAAIQGAHDNSARGEYGFRFAHYPILTAIQEEWASNSPHEILLEHLNAPEFMDLARDITGIDALLKADGQASLFAPNHYLGQHIDSHVGEGWEVAYVLNFAPPNWCPDWGGYLLFLDDEGDVVEGFRPRYNALNLFKVPQSHMVSYVPPFAPVGRMAVTGWLRSQ; translated from the coding sequence ATGAAGAAACTTTTTGAATTGAACCCGGCATTGGATCGAGACGCTCTATCGGCGCGCTTTGCGGCGACGTCTCGCGTTCAGATCCGTGATGTTTTGACCGAGGAAACGGCGCGCGAAGTTCTCACCGTGTTGGCAAAAGGCACACCGTGGGGAATGGCTACGGGCGCAGGCGATGAAAACCGCCAGAGTTTTCGCGCTGAAGACATGCGCACCCCCGAAGGGCAGCGGACCGTGAACGCCGCCATCCAAGGCGCGCATGACAATTCCGCACGTGGGGAATACGGATTCCGCTTCGCCCATTATCCCATCCTGACCGCAATTCAGGAAGAATGGGCCAGCAACAGCCCGCACGAGATCCTGTTGGAACATCTCAACGCGCCGGAATTCATGGATCTGGCTCGGGATATTACGGGTATCGACGCCTTGTTAAAGGCCGATGGTCAGGCGTCTTTGTTCGCGCCCAACCACTATCTTGGCCAACACATCGACAGCCATGTTGGTGAGGGGTGGGAAGTCGCCTACGTCCTCAATTTCGCACCGCCCAATTGGTGTCCGGATTGGGGTGGCTATTTACTTTTCCTCGACGACGAAGGCGACGTCGTGGAAGGGTTCCGCCCAAGATACAACGCGCTCAACCTGTTTAAGGTGCCGCAATCTCACATGGTCAGCTACGTCCCGCCATTCGCGCCAGTTGGGCGGATGGCCGTCACAGGTTGGCTGCGGTCGCAATGA
- a CDS encoding putative 2OG-Fe(II) oxygenase, with protein MTSPLGTNGNEAMSPMEFMARIRSAAQSNDLAGAMRIADQARNTHPSDASLADALGTLALKLGDAEKAVAQFGAACTLAPQTLDYALNRSIALQRLERHADAIALLEKHETVGRSVARYGSIRALSHRALGQPAEAAHWYDAALSLEPGHALSLHGRARVAIERGEEDAVARFDAALAVNQGEADLWLGKAQALDVAGDGAGALAIAEQLSTQAPGFIAAHSFLAGLRLAAGESDFAAPFRNAGLKAPQDPNIAATHAETLAGLDFAAEAADVAADARARFPNEPHFTLLEAVHSGSAGDLTRAEAVFAQLPSGTPRRAVHEARHRIRTGEFDRADGLLEEALADEPWDITAWSLRGIVWRLLDGETAKANAAWLHEQDGLIQFRPLVARSDLLDDATEHLRVLHAGSAMPLGQSLRGGTQTRGVLFHRTEAILSELHDAIVATLEEYRADLPKMDKTHPMLRLRDEPWRLAGSWSVRLTGGGDHHTAHIHPQGMISSALYLVVPDASSQQVGGKDRQGWLEIGRPKSDLGLNLEPLASIQPKPGHLALFPSTAYHGTTPFASGKTAASERMTVAFDVVS; from the coding sequence ATGACATCCCCCTTGGGCACAAATGGCAATGAGGCGATGTCCCCAATGGAATTTATGGCCCGCATTCGGTCGGCGGCGCAATCGAACGACTTGGCCGGCGCAATGCGCATTGCGGATCAGGCCCGCAACACCCATCCCAGCGACGCCTCATTGGCCGATGCTTTGGGCACACTGGCGTTGAAATTAGGGGACGCCGAAAAAGCTGTCGCCCAATTTGGCGCCGCTTGCACCCTCGCCCCACAAACCCTTGATTACGCCTTGAACCGATCCATCGCTCTGCAAAGGCTGGAGCGGCATGCTGATGCGATTGCCCTATTGGAAAAGCACGAAACCGTTGGTCGATCCGTCGCACGATACGGTAGCATCCGCGCCCTATCCCATCGCGCGCTGGGTCAACCGGCGGAAGCCGCCCATTGGTATGATGCAGCCTTATCGCTGGAACCGGGGCATGCCCTGTCCTTGCATGGCCGCGCCCGCGTCGCGATTGAACGCGGAGAAGAAGACGCGGTCGCACGCTTCGATGCCGCACTTGCGGTCAATCAAGGCGAAGCAGACCTATGGCTGGGCAAGGCCCAAGCTTTAGATGTGGCCGGCGATGGAGCCGGCGCGCTGGCCATTGCCGAACAATTGTCGACGCAAGCGCCCGGATTCATCGCCGCGCATTCCTTTCTTGCCGGATTGCGATTGGCCGCCGGGGAAAGCGACTTTGCGGCGCCCTTTCGCAATGCGGGTTTAAAGGCACCGCAAGATCCCAACATCGCCGCGACCCATGCCGAAACCTTGGCAGGGTTGGATTTCGCAGCGGAAGCGGCAGACGTCGCAGCCGATGCGCGCGCACGGTTCCCCAATGAACCGCATTTCACATTGTTGGAAGCGGTCCATTCTGGATCCGCTGGAGATTTGACGCGGGCCGAAGCCGTCTTTGCGCAGTTGCCCTCCGGGACGCCGCGACGCGCGGTGCACGAAGCGCGCCATAGGATCCGGACGGGTGAATTCGATCGAGCTGATGGGTTGTTGGAAGAAGCCTTGGCCGATGAACCGTGGGACATAACCGCATGGTCATTGCGCGGCATAGTTTGGCGTTTGCTGGATGGCGAAACGGCGAAAGCGAACGCCGCGTGGCTGCACGAACAGGATGGATTGATCCAATTCCGTCCGCTGGTTGCCCGCAGCGACCTTTTGGATGACGCGACTGAACATTTGCGCGTTCTGCACGCGGGATCGGCGATGCCGTTGGGGCAATCCTTGCGCGGTGGAACGCAAACACGCGGCGTCCTATTTCATCGAACGGAAGCGATACTGTCCGAACTGCACGATGCGATTGTGGCAACGTTGGAGGAGTATCGCGCGGACCTGCCGAAGATGGACAAGACCCATCCTATGTTGCGGTTGCGCGATGAACCATGGCGTTTGGCGGGGTCGTGGTCAGTAAGGCTGACGGGGGGCGGCGACCACCACACTGCGCATATCCATCCTCAAGGGATGATCTCATCGGCGCTGTACTTGGTTGTGCCTGATGCCTCTTCCCAACAAGTCGGCGGGAAGGACCGCCAAGGCTGGTTAGAGATTGGGCGTCCGAAATCGGACCTTGGTCTAAATCTCGAACCGCTTGCTTCTATTCAACCAAAGCCAGGGCATCTGGCGCTGTTCCCCAGCACAGCCTATCACGGCACAACTCCATTCGCATCGGGAAAGACCGCAGCATCAGAACGCATGACGGTTGCCTTTGACGTGGTTTCTTAA
- a CDS encoding methyltransferase domain-containing protein gives MATNQSQEAWSDFWALNSQGTSGDSSGGGCLPQRWAAIEQAQKEAWFGFCADLPDKAKVLDLATGDGRVLRWMLSKRSDLQLLGIDLAPKLPLPPAGTETRGGIAMESLPFDDGRFNAVTSQFGFEYGDTQRVANEIARVLASGGRVGLMVHRGDGPILEHNRQRRNELLWALKEKGVARKVKAALKGGASGIDRAAKLAGKVATQGAAKFGETSPAWEIPEAIRRSCLMGRQAGVGSITETIGIIEGHAKNELGRIKSLAGACTTADARDKVAEAFAKHGLTLNETLAIREPTGRELADFITFS, from the coding sequence ATGGCGACAAACCAATCACAAGAGGCATGGAGCGATTTTTGGGCGCTCAATTCGCAAGGGACCAGCGGCGATAGCAGCGGTGGCGGCTGTTTGCCGCAACGATGGGCTGCAATCGAACAGGCGCAGAAAGAAGCGTGGTTCGGATTTTGCGCCGATTTGCCGGACAAAGCCAAAGTCTTGGACTTGGCTACGGGTGACGGTCGGGTCCTGCGATGGATGCTTTCAAAACGATCAGATCTGCAATTGCTCGGTATCGACCTCGCTCCAAAACTCCCCCTTCCCCCTGCCGGCACCGAAACACGCGGCGGTATTGCGATGGAGAGCCTCCCATTTGATGACGGCCGATTTAACGCCGTCACCAGCCAATTTGGCTTCGAATATGGAGACACTCAAAGGGTCGCAAATGAGATAGCGCGCGTATTGGCCTCCGGCGGTAGAGTGGGCTTGATGGTTCATCGGGGCGATGGTCCGATCCTGGAACACAACCGGCAACGTCGCAACGAATTGCTCTGGGCTTTGAAAGAGAAAGGCGTGGCGAGGAAGGTAAAAGCCGCTTTGAAAGGTGGTGCATCCGGGATTGATCGTGCTGCAAAACTCGCTGGCAAAGTCGCTACACAAGGCGCCGCGAAGTTTGGTGAAACATCGCCCGCATGGGAAATTCCCGAAGCAATCCGACGGTCGTGCCTTATGGGTCGTCAGGCAGGTGTTGGTTCAATCACAGAAACAATCGGGATTATTGAGGGCCATGCCAAAAACGAGCTGGGCCGGATCAAATCGTTGGCGGGGGCATGCACCACCGCCGATGCCCGTGACAAGGTAGCAGAGGCTTTTGCAAAGCACGGTCTAACCTTGAACGAGACGCTTGCGATTCGTGAACCGACCGGCCGAGAATTGGCGGACTTTATCACCTTTTCGTAA
- a CDS encoding TonB-dependent receptor domain-containing protein, with the protein MNRFSKGSLLAGTIMAGAMVATPAMAQDAETGEGASEDNRIVVTGSRIQRRNVETAAPVAVVEAEEFQLSGTVNVENVINTLPQVVPGTTSFSNNPGNGTASLNLRGLGSTRTMLLVNGRRWMFFDTNQITDLNTIPNFLLESVDVVTGGASAVYGSDALAGVVNFRLKEVEGVEVGGQYSITEEGDGSRYQIHAAIGSDFADGRGNVTVFGEYFNREEIFQGDRTFSNFALGGNPLQQLGSSLPPETRLRYDGDGDVTGTSFEANNNLAIFGSPGSLRAYETPRDLYNYAPVNYLQLPQERYLLGGIASYEVSSALEVYGELTYVNNRVDAELAPTPILVNTFLDIDSLVANGFIDAGSEAELRSLDASETGADQNNGLVDVQIRRRLQEAGGRRNLDERNAFRVVAGARGEINEYLNYDAYYLFSRTRNSNIQQGNASVSRFTAAVNGTGADQINIFGLNTLSADDVDVFRIQAQNGDISTLEVVSAVLSGTFGDFALGAAEPVGFAFGAEHRSVSSRFIPDEFLASGDVAGFNAGQPTEGSYSVDELFAEVNIPYETESGMRFEVNGAARYSDYSLSTVGGVWTYAGGAQFTPIPDVTLRGQYQRAVRAPNVGELFQGTAIGFPGANDPCAGDGAGGGPIPTGALLAICQANGVPAGNIGNNAVLQPDGQIAALFGGNPNLQEETSDSLTFGVVLQPSFIPGLTITADYFDITVDDAIQTISLQQALDICFNQVQDLTDPRCLNFVGTRDAQGAFGRDNPPVLGGANIAELSVSGIDLQVNYSTDVPFSFMSDGDARLDVQFLGTWTESSDVAPDQNDPTNIDTCAGEFGLTCGEPTPSFKWTSRFSYIDGPVTVTTRWRHLSGVQDDDPGVDYIVERISAYDLIDLTLSVDATENFTVTAGINNLFNTLPSTPQFDASGQVINNTNSLLLGDFNNAEQSNTYPSTYDVLGRDFFVSAQFRF; encoded by the coding sequence ATGAACCGCTTTAGCAAGGGCTCGCTCCTGGCTGGGACAATCATGGCCGGTGCCATGGTCGCCACACCAGCGATGGCTCAAGACGCCGAAACTGGCGAAGGTGCATCCGAAGACAACCGTATCGTTGTTACAGGTTCGCGCATTCAACGTCGCAACGTCGAAACAGCTGCTCCTGTCGCTGTCGTCGAAGCAGAAGAGTTTCAGCTTTCGGGTACGGTCAACGTTGAAAACGTGATCAACACTCTTCCGCAGGTTGTGCCAGGCACGACCTCATTCTCGAACAACCCAGGTAACGGTACTGCGTCGCTGAACCTTCGTGGTCTCGGCTCGACTCGCACCATGCTGTTGGTCAACGGCCGTCGCTGGATGTTCTTTGATACCAACCAAATTACCGATTTGAACACCATCCCGAACTTCCTTCTGGAATCGGTTGATGTTGTTACCGGTGGTGCTTCGGCCGTTTACGGTTCTGACGCTCTTGCTGGTGTTGTGAACTTCCGTCTGAAAGAAGTCGAAGGCGTCGAAGTTGGTGGTCAGTACTCGATCACTGAAGAAGGCGACGGTTCGCGTTATCAGATCCACGCTGCAATCGGTTCCGATTTTGCAGATGGTCGCGGTAACGTCACTGTGTTTGGTGAGTACTTCAATCGCGAAGAAATCTTCCAGGGCGACCGCACGTTCTCGAACTTCGCTCTTGGTGGTAACCCACTTCAACAGCTCGGTTCTTCGCTTCCACCTGAAACACGCCTCCGTTACGACGGTGATGGCGATGTGACTGGTACTTCGTTCGAAGCCAACAACAACCTCGCGATCTTTGGTTCGCCTGGTTCGCTTCGTGCATACGAAACACCGCGCGATCTTTATAACTACGCGCCGGTCAACTACCTGCAGCTCCCACAAGAGCGTTATTTGCTTGGTGGTATCGCTAGCTACGAAGTTTCGAGCGCTCTCGAAGTTTACGGTGAACTCACATACGTCAACAATCGCGTTGACGCTGAGCTTGCTCCTACTCCGATCCTCGTAAACACCTTCCTCGACATCGATTCGTTGGTTGCCAACGGTTTCATCGATGCCGGTTCGGAAGCTGAGCTTCGTTCGCTTGACGCATCGGAAACTGGCGCTGATCAGAACAACGGCCTCGTCGATGTTCAAATCCGTCGTCGTCTCCAAGAAGCTGGTGGTCGTCGCAACTTGGACGAGCGTAACGCATTCCGCGTTGTTGCTGGTGCACGTGGCGAGATCAACGAGTACCTGAACTACGATGCGTATTACCTGTTCTCACGGACACGTAACTCGAACATCCAACAAGGTAACGCTTCGGTTTCACGCTTCACGGCTGCTGTTAACGGCACCGGTGCTGACCAAATCAACATCTTCGGTCTGAACACTTTGTCGGCTGACGATGTGGATGTGTTCCGCATTCAAGCGCAAAACGGTGACATCTCCACTCTTGAAGTCGTTTCGGCTGTGCTTTCGGGTACATTCGGTGACTTCGCTCTGGGTGCGGCTGAGCCCGTAGGCTTCGCGTTCGGTGCAGAGCACCGTTCGGTTAGCTCACGGTTCATCCCTGATGAGTTCTTGGCTTCGGGCGACGTTGCTGGCTTTAACGCTGGTCAACCTACCGAAGGCAGCTACAGCGTTGACGAGCTCTTCGCTGAGGTGAACATCCCTTACGAAACCGAAAGCGGCATGCGTTTCGAAGTTAACGGCGCTGCTCGTTACTCCGACTACTCGCTCAGCACCGTTGGTGGTGTTTGGACTTACGCCGGTGGCGCTCAGTTCACACCAATTCCTGATGTGACCCTTCGTGGTCAGTATCAGCGTGCTGTTCGTGCTCCAAACGTGGGTGAATTGTTCCAAGGTACAGCCATCGGCTTCCCTGGTGCGAACGATCCATGTGCTGGTGACGGCGCAGGCGGTGGACCAATCCCAACAGGCGCGCTTCTGGCAATCTGTCAGGCAAACGGCGTTCCTGCTGGCAACATCGGCAACAACGCTGTTCTTCAGCCAGACGGCCAAATCGCAGCACTCTTCGGTGGTAACCCTAACCTTCAGGAAGAAACTTCGGACAGCTTGACCTTCGGTGTCGTGCTTCAACCGTCGTTTATCCCAGGTCTGACCATCACCGCTGACTACTTCGACATCACTGTCGACGATGCGATCCAAACGATCAGCCTTCAGCAAGCTCTGGATATCTGCTTCAACCAGGTACAAGATCTGACTGACCCACGTTGCCTCAACTTTGTTGGTACACGTGACGCTCAAGGTGCGTTTGGCCGTGACAATCCACCGGTTCTCGGTGGTGCGAACATCGCAGAACTCAGCGTTTCGGGTATCGATCTTCAGGTCAACTACTCGACCGACGTTCCGTTCTCCTTCATGAGTGATGGCGACGCGCGTCTTGATGTCCAATTCTTGGGCACCTGGACCGAATCGTCTGACGTTGCACCGGATCAAAACGATCCAACCAACATTGACACATGTGCTGGTGAATTTGGTCTGACATGTGGTGAGCCAACGCCTTCGTTCAAATGGACGTCGCGCTTCAGCTACATCGATGGTCCTGTGACTGTTACGACGCGCTGGCGTCACCTCTCGGGCGTTCAAGATGACGATCCGGGCGTTGACTACATCGTTGAGCGTATCAGCGCATACGACCTCATCGATCTGACGCTTTCGGTCGACGCGACTGAAAACTTCACTGTGACAGCTGGTATCAATAACCTGTTCAACACCTTGCCTTCGACTCCTCAGTTCGATGCAAGCGGTCAGGTTATCAACAACACCAACTCACTGCTTCTCGGCGACTTTAACAACGCTGAGCAGTCGAACACTTACCCGAGCACGTATGACGTGCTGGGCCGTGACTTCTTCGTCTCGGCACAGTTCCGCTTCTAA